The genomic interval GAACATATTGTGCGACAGGCCAACGCCGGCTGCCATGGCGATCAGGTCGCGCGAGAACAGCGAGAGCTCCATGCCAGGCTGTCCCTGGGTGACGCCGTCGCACATGGCCGGCACGCCGCCTGCCACCTGGGCGACACCGCCGGCCTCGGCGGCCGCCTCGCGGATGATAGCCGGATAGGTCTCGAACGGCTGATGGGCCGAGAGCATGTCGTTATAGGCGGTGATGATGCCGAGATTGGGGATACGGTCGCCGGCGAGTGCGTCCTTCTCGGCGGGGGAACAGACCGCAAAGCCGTGAGCGAGGTTGGCGCAGCCGAGCACCGAACGTTGCACGCCCTTGGACGCTGCAGCGCGCAGGCGTTCCAGATAGCGCTCGCGGGTTGGTTTCGAGCGTTCGACGATGCGATCGGTGATCGCAGAAATGCGTGCATGAGCGGACATTGAAAATCCCTGCCTTGTTCGTTGTCTCTATCTGTTTCGGCGGCTCCGGCCATCCGGATCCGGGTCTGGGGCCGATCAGGGAGCCCAGTAGATCTCGACCGGGGAAGTGGCCCGGCGCAGGACGGCGCGGATCGGCATTTCTGCCTCGTCACCGCTGCCTTCCGCCTTGGCGAGAACGTCTTTTTTGCCTTCGCCCTCGATATGGAGAACCAGGAGTGCGGCATCGTCAAGACTGGAGAAGGTGAAGGTAAGGCGCGGCTCGCCGGCGCCTTCCGCTTCCATCGGGATGACGCCGCGTGGCGTCGACGCGTCGAGCGCGCGGGCAAGATTGCTGCCGCCGGGGAAGAACGAGGCCGTATGGCCGTCGCCGCCCATGCCGAGGATGACGACGTCGAAGGGGATGCCGATTTCGGCGCTCTTCTCAGTGGCAAGCCGTGCGGCCTCCTCAACGGAGGATGCCGGTTGGTAAAGCGGCACGAAACGCGCCGCCTTCGCCTTGTTCTGAAGAAGGTTTGCATCGACCAGCAGGTGGTTCGAGCGGGTATTGTCGGCCGGCACGAATCGTTCGTCCACCAGCGTGATCGTCACCTTGTCCCAGGCGATGTCACGTGTCGAAAGCGCCTGGAAGAAGGCCTTCGGCGTCGAACCGCCGGAAACGGCGATGGACGCCGCACCACGGGCGGCGATTGCCGCCGAAAGCCTGTCGGCGACCTTGTCGGCGAGGCTGTCGGCGAGGTCTGCGGCACTGGCGAAGGAATGCAGGGTCGATGCCATCGATGTCGTCCTAGATGTCGTCATGCCAGGTGCGGCCGTCGCGCTCGATCAGCG from Rhizobium lentis carries:
- the pgl gene encoding 6-phosphogluconolactonase → MASTLHSFASAADLADSLADKVADRLSAAIAARGAASIAVSGGSTPKAFFQALSTRDIAWDKVTITLVDERFVPADNTRSNHLLVDANLLQNKAKAARFVPLYQPASSVEEAARLATEKSAEIGIPFDVVILGMGGDGHTASFFPGGSNLARALDASTPRGVIPMEAEGAGEPRLTFTFSSLDDAALLVLHIEGEGKKDVLAKAEGSGDEAEMPIRAVLRRATSPVEIYWAP